One part of the Prionailurus bengalensis isolate Pbe53 chromosome B2, Fcat_Pben_1.1_paternal_pri, whole genome shotgun sequence genome encodes these proteins:
- the LOC122490312 gene encoding histone H4: MSGRGKGGKGLGKGGAKRHRKVLRDNIQGITKPAIRRLARRGGVKRISGLIYEETRGVLKVFLENVIRDAVTYTEHAKRKTVTAMDVVYALKRQGRTLYGFGG, translated from the coding sequence ATGTCTGGCCGCGGCAAAGGCGGGAAGGGTCTGGGCAAGGGGGGCGCCAAGCGCCACCGCAAGGTGCTGCGCGACAACATCCAGGGCATCACGAAGCCCGCCATCCGGCGGCTGGCCCGGCGCGGCGGCGTCAAGCGCATCTCCGGCCTCATCTACGAGGAGACCCGCGGCGTGCTCAAGGTGTTCCTGGAGAACGTGATCCGGGACGCCGTCACCTACACGGAGCACGCCAAGCGCAAGACGGTCACGGCCATGGACGTGGTGTACGCGCTCAAGCGCCAGGGCCGCACCCTCTACGGCTTCGGAGGCTAA
- the LOC122490300 gene encoding histone H2B type 1-M, translating into MPEPTKSAPAPKKGSKKAVTKAQKKDGKKRKRSRKESYSVYVYKVLKQVHPDTGISSKAMGIMNSFVNDIFERIAGEASRLAHYNKRSTITSREIQTAVRLLLPGELAKHAVSEGTKAVTKYTSSK; encoded by the coding sequence ATGCCTGAGCCCACCAAGTCCGCCCCGGCCCCGAAGAAGGGCTCGAAGAAGGCGGTGACCAAGGCCCAGAAGAAGGACGGCAAGAAGCGCAAGCGCAGCCGCAAGGAGAGCTACTCGGTGTACGTGTACAAGGTGCTGAAGCAGGTGCACCCCGACACCGGCATCTCGTCCAAGGCCATGGGCATCATGAACTCGTTCGTCAACGACATCTTCGAGCGCATCGCGGGCGAGGCGTCGCGCCTGGCGCATTACAACAAGCGCTCGACCATCACGTCCCGGGAGATCCAGACGGCCGTGCGCCTGCTGCTGCCCGGGGAGCTGGCCAAGCACGCCGTGTCCGAGGGCACCAAGGCCGTCACCAAGTACACCAGCTCCAAGTAG
- the LOC122490306 gene encoding histone H2B type 1-C/E/F/G/I, giving the protein MPEPAKSAPAPKKGSKKAVTKAQKKDGKKRKRSRKESYSVYVYKVLKQVHPDTGISSKAMGIMNSFVNDIFERIAGEASRLAHYNKRSTITSREIQTAVRLLLPGELAKHAVSEGTKAVTKYTSSK; this is encoded by the coding sequence ATGCCTGAGCCCGCGAAGTCTGCTCCGGCCCCGAAGAAGGGCTCCAAGAAGGCGGTGACCAAGGCGCAGAAGAAGGACGGCAAGAAGCGCAAGCGCAGCCGCAAGGAGAGCTACTCGGTGTACGTGTACAAGGTGCTGAAGCAGGTGCACCCCGACACCGGCATCTCGTCCAAGGCCATGGGCATCATGAACTCGTTCGTCAACGACATCTTCGAGCGCATCGCGGGCGAGGCGTCGCGCCTGGCGCATTACAACAAGCGCTCGACCATCACGTCCCGGGAGATCCAGACGGCCGTGCGCCTGCTGCTGCCCGGGGAGCTGGCCAAGCACGCCGTGTCCGAGGGCACCAAGGCCGTCACCAAGTACACCAGCTCCAAGTGA
- the LOC122490280 gene encoding histone H1.4-like: MSEAAPAAPAAPAPAEKTPVKKKARKSAGAAKRKASGPPVSELITKAVAASKERSGVSLAALKKALAAAGYDVEKNNSRIKLGLKSLVSKGTLVQTKGTGASGSFKLNKKAASGEAKPKAKKAGAAKPKKAAAAAKKPKKATGAGTPKKSAKKTPKKAKKPAAAAAAAAGKKVAKSPKKVKAAKPKKGAKSPAKAKAPKPKAAKPKAAKPKKASKKK; the protein is encoded by the coding sequence ATGTCCGAGGCCGCGCCCGCCGCGCCCGCCGCGCCGGCCCCCGCCGAGAAGACGCCCGTGAAGAAGAAGGCCCGCAAGTCCGCAGGCGCCGCCAAGCGCAAGGCGTCCGGGCCGCCGGTGTCCGAGCTCATCACCAAGGCCGTGGCCGCCTCCAAGGAGCGCAGCGGCGTGTCCCTGGCCGCGCTCAAGAAGGCGCTGGCGGCCGCCGGCTACGACGTGGAGAAGAACAACAGCCGCATCAAGCTGGGCCTCAAGAGCCTGGTGAGCAAGGGCACCCTGGTGCAGACCAAGGGCACCGGCGCCTCGGGCTCGTTCAAGCTCAACAAGAAGGCGGCGTCCGGGGAGGCCAAGCCCAAAGCCAAGAAGGCGGGCGCGGCCAAGCCCAAGAAGGCTGCCGCGGCGGCCAAGAAACCCAAGAAGGCCACCGGGGCCGGCACTCCCAAGAAGAGCGCCAAGAAGACCCCGAAGAAGGCGAAAAagcccgcggcggcggcggcggcggctgcgggcaAAAAAGTGGCCAAGAGCCCGAAGAAGGTGAAAGCGGCCAAACCCAAGAAGGGGGCTAAGAGCCCCGCCAAGGCCAAGGCCCCGAAGCCCAAGGCGGCCAAGCCCAAAGCTGCCAAGCCCAAGAAGGCCTCCAAGAAGAAGTAA